A region of Liolophura sinensis isolate JHLJ2023 chromosome 8, CUHK_Ljap_v2, whole genome shotgun sequence DNA encodes the following proteins:
- the LOC135473085 gene encoding bifunctional phosphoribosylaminoimidazole carboxylase/phosphoribosylaminoimidazole succinocarboxamide synthetase-like: MPKELNLGDILIEGKTKIVYNLPDSPERVLLHSKDRISAGDGARQHELVGKAAISTTTAAAVFKLLNDAGVRTHFIEKHSEKEFLAYKCEMIPIEWVTRRVATGSFLRRNPGVKEGYRFCPPKLETFFKDDANHDPQWSHEQLVSAGLKAAGITIGPDEVAIMGKMTMTVFEILERAWASLNCMLVDMKIEFGVTPDKGEIMVADIIDSDSWRLWPAGDRRLMKDKQVYRELKEVTAEGLETVKRNFEWVAERLKELNPKPSARVVVLMGSPSDTAHCEKIQATCHKFGVPCELRVTSAHKGTDETMEILASYEGEGIPTVFVAVAGRSNGLGPVLSGNATWPVINCPPVSADWGAEDIWSSLRLPSGLGCTTVISPEAAGIQAAQILALTDHVIWAKLRASKLNTWISLKTADKKVRNDK, encoded by the exons ATGCCTAAGG AATTAAATCTGGGAGATATTTTGATTGAGGGCAAAACTAAGATTGTGTACAACTTGCCTGACAGCCCAGAGAGAGTACTCTTACATTCTAAGGACAGGATATCTGCAGGTGACGGTGCCAGACAACATGAACTGGTGGGCAAAGCTGCCATTTCCACCACCACAGCTGCGGCTGTCTTCAAACTGCTTAATGATGCAG GTGTACGCACCCATTTCATTGAGAAGCATTCAGAGAAAGAGTTTCTGGCGTACAAATGTGAAATGATTCCAATAGAGTGGGTGACCAGGAGAGTAGCTACAGGCTCGTTCCTGAGGCGAAACCCCGGTGTTAAAGAAGGCTATAGGTTCTGCCCACCTAAACTGGAAACTTTTTTTAAG GACGATGCCAATCATGACCCCCAGTGGTCACATGAGCAGTTGGTGTCTGCGGGACTGAAGGCAGCGGGGATAACCATTGGTCCAGACGAGGTGGCCATCATGGGCAAGATGACCATGACAGTGTTTGAAATCCTGGAACGTGCCTGGGCCTCACTGAACTGCATGTTAGTCGACATGAAAATTGAATTTGGAGTTACACCAGATAAAG GTGAGATCATGGTGGCTGACATCATTGACAGTGACTCATGGCGACTGTGGCCAGCTGGCGACCGGCGACTGATGAAGGACAAGCAGGTGTACAGAGAACTCAAGGAGGTCACAGCTGAAGGACTAGAGACTGTGAAGAGGAATTTTGAGTGGGTTGCTGAGAGATTGAAG GAATTGAACCCCAAACCGTCCGCTCGTGTTGTTGTTCTTATGGGCTCTCCTTCTGACACAGCTCACTGTGAGAAAATCCAGGCCACCTGTCACAAGTTTGGTGTGCCGTGTGAACTGCGGGTGACCTCTGCCCACAAGGGCACGGATGAGACCATGGAAATTCTGGCCAGTTATGAAG GGGAGGGAATTCCGACAGTGTTTGTGGCTGTGGCTGGTCGCAGTAATGGCCTAGGTCCAGTGCTATCAGGTAACGCTACCTGGCCGGTCATCAACTGTCCACCTGTGTCTGCAGACTGGGGAGCCGAAGACATCTGGTCATCTTTGAGACTACCGTCAG GTCTCGGGTGtacaacagttatctcccctgaagcTGCTGGGATTCAAGCTGCACAGATATTGGCTCTTACAGATCATGTGATCTGGGCCAAGCTGAGGGCCAGTAAGCTGAACACTTGGATCAGTTTGAAAACAGCAGATAAGAAAGTTAGAAATGACAAATGA
- the LOC135473956 gene encoding amidophosphoribosyltransferase-like has product MMADQESLVHFEDVDTDEFELREACGVFGCVAAGEWPSQVDVPHTISVGLVGLQHRGQESAGIVTGYGADTHRFAQKKGMGLVNQVFSEEDMVRLKGNLGIGHTRYSTAGESSWLNSQPLVVDTLHGRIAVAHNGELVNAKSLRHKILSHGVGLSTHSDSELITQLLSHTPSCGEPKGINWVGRIKRLMLEAHLSYSLVVMHKDRVYAVRDPFGNRPLCLGKLLTAAAYSGKVDVEDCEIDGYVVSSESCAFQAIGAKYYREVLPGEIVEISRDGFHSMCIVPRPENKLPAFCIFEYIYFARADSFLEGQMVYSVRKRCGKQLAIDSPVNADIVSTVPESATPAALGFSEQSGIPYAEVLCKNRYVGRTFIQPSKRLRQLGVAKKFGSLVENFKGKRIVIIDDSIVRGNTMAPIIRLLKASGAAEVHIRVASPPVLHPCYMGINIPTKEELIANHMSTKQLAQHFGADSLEYMTLDGLVSAVTDNISEKGRKIGHCTACLSGQYPTKLDW; this is encoded by the exons ATGATGGCAGATCAAGAGTCACTGGTACATTTTGAAGACGTTGACACGGACGAGTTTGAATTGCGGGAAGCTTGTGGCGTATTTGGGTGTGTGGCTGCCGGAGAATGGCCGTCACAAGTAGACGTCCCTCATACCATCAGCGTGGGACTGGTCGGGTTACAGCACAG GGGCCAGGAGAGTGCTGGTATTGTGACAGGATATGGGGCAGACACCCACAGGTTTGCCCAGAAGAAGGGCATGGGGCTGGTAAACCAGGTGTTCTCTGAGGAAGATATGGTTCGGTTGAAGGGCAACTTGGGAATCG GTCACACCCGTTACTCAACCGCGGGGGAATCTTCCTGGCTGAATTCCCAACCCCTGGTGGTGGACACGTTACATGGACGGATAGCTGTGGCTCACAATGGAGAGCTGGTGAATGCAAAGTCATTGCGACACAAG attttgagTCATGGTGTTGGTTTGTCTACCCATTCTGACAGTGAGCTCATCACCCAGCTACTCTCCCATACCCCATCATGTGGAGAACCTAAGGGGATCAACTGGGTTGGCAG GATAAAGAGATTGATGCTGGAGGCACACTTGTCTTACTCACTGGTGGTCATGCATAAGGATCGAGTTTACGCAGTCCGCGACCCGTTTGGTAACCGGCCGCTGTGTTTGGGCAAACTGCTGACAGCTGCAGCTTATTCAG GGAAGGTTGATGTGGAGGACTGTGAGATTGATGGCTATGTCGTCTCCTCGGAGTCGTGTGCCTTCCAGGCAATCGGGGCAAAGTACTACAGAGAGGTGCTGCCAG GAGAAATTGTTGAGATTAGCAGGGATGGTTTCCATTCCATGTGTATAGTCCCACGACCAGAAAACAAACTACCCGCTTTCTGTATATTTGAGTACATCTACTTTGCCAGAGCAGACTCATTTTTGGAAG GTCAGATGGTGTACTCTGTGCGAAAGCGCTGTGGTAAGCAGCTGGCCATTGATTCTCCTGTCAATGCAGATATTGTGTCCACCGTCCCGGAATCTGCCACGCCCGCAGCTCTGGGCTTCTCAGAACAG TCCGGAATACCATATGCTGAAGTGCTGTGCAAAAATCGTTATGTGGGCCGCACATTTATTCAGCCCAGTAAGAGGTTACGGCAGCTTGGGGTTGCCAAGAAGTTTGGATCACTTGTGGAGAATTTCAAGGGCAAGCGAATTGTGATCATTGATGATTCCATTGTGCGTGGAAACACGATGGCTCCCATCATACGACTGCTCAAAGCGTCAGGGGCTGCTgag GTTCACATCAGAGTTGCCTCCCCTCCTGTTCTCCACCCCTGTTACATGGGTATTAACATCCCAACGAAAGAAGAGTTGATAGCTAATCACATGTCCACAAAGCAGCTTGCTCAACATTTTG gTGCAGACAGTCTAGAGTACATGACACTGGATGGTTTGGTGTCGGCCGTTACGGACAACATTTCAGAGAAGGGGAGAAAGATTGGCCACTGTACGGCCTGCCTGAGTGGTCAGTACCCCACAAAACTGGACTGGTGA